The sequence ttctatacTGGTGGTAATGAACTCACAAGATATTTGGATGTAAACAATTACAAATCATTAATTCCGTTGctattttctattattatgtttcttttatGTTTCCTCTCATCTCATTTGCAATACATACATTTCATTTTCCTgtaaataatcattaactttTCAGGGTTTACTGAAGGCCAAAAGAAGAGTCAACAGTCCTCAGAGAAGACATCGTTTTATTATGCATAAAGGCACACTTCATCGTTTTATCAACTTTTTGGCATCTTTTTTTACTaacaaaacacacacaaatGCCCTTCTCTCTTCACCTCTAACCCCCCCGCTTCCTTCCCTCAGAACCCTTCTTTAGACTCGCCAAAATCCTGAGGGCGTCTTCAGAAATGGAGCTTTCGTGGTCATAAATATTGTCCCACCAGCTGGCATTGTCTTTTTAGGTCAATATCTTAAGGAGGAGATCTTAAGCTTATACAAGATTCCCTCTGTCTGTGAGTAGAACTTGATTTTCATTCAAATGAAAATCGCCCATTCATCAAAAGAGATGTTCTGTCTGATATTGGGGTTTTATACAATTGATTTTCTTATATGTTAACCTCAGATGGTTTTTGGAtgcatttatattatatatttgataatgcAGAAGCTACAGTGGGATTTTGATGGATTCTCCGAACTGGCATCAGCTAAATTTGACAGTAAATTTgcttttcaaaagaaagaaaataataacttgtaATGATAAAGAAAGTGTCGATTTTTTTCTTAGCATGACCAAGAAACATACGTGCCGTTTACGTACGCGCCGTTTTGCATTTTTCCTTCCTGCTGTATTTCAGATATATATTCCACGTAAAGTTTTATTCAAAAGTGAGTGTGTGATGGGTTGGTCCTGTTTTGAATACAATATGTATTCATCTTTGACTTTGAAATGGACTATAATTAATAATAGTCCTAAATCCTAATATGCACCCAAAGAATACAATGaaactttattaattattaatagacATTTGAATTAGTCTACTATTACTGTGGTAATTGTTTAGTGAAAAAatcctctttaaaaaaaaaagagtaataaattaaaatagacaatgataaaaataaaattaataattattttttactcgaaaatatattaatataatattttttattttaaaaaaattattttggataccagaacatcaaaataattaaaaaaaaatagcttcaagcaaaaaaaacttaatttttaaaaatattattttagcctttaaaataaacatgcaCCTTATTATTAAACACcccctttctctttttctactcTTTCTCgatacaatttttaaaataaaataaaaacactctaaagcaccaatgatttattttatcaaaaaataaaaaataaaactaagagCATGTAGTACACATATGAAACTGAATCTAGAACAtgaatttcaattaatataagtaaaaacaataaacaaaaatatattgtataGAAATTTCCATTTTAAGttctaaatttcaaaaaaaaaaatatctttcttcAATGCCttatattattgatatttttactgTAATTCGACAATTCAACCTACATTTCAGCATTACATGACTCAAAAAACTAATGGCATAGCTGATGAATTCAAGTCCAAGTCAGTGTGGGAAATTATTGGTCAGAGCTGACAGCTACAATATAACAAGAGATCTAGAgcattatcaaataaattttttggtttttttttcatgacttgAATTTAACATGATTTCTGAAAACAAATTAAGGGACACGGCATAACAGTAAAGTCCAAGTCAAGTCAAATCAATGTGGCTGTTATATAGAAAGCTGATAGCAGCAATATGATCAAAGAAAGCATTCTCGTAGTTGCTGAATTCACCAGGgatatcttgtttttctttccctcgTTCTCTGATCCATACTCAGTCACAGCTATACACCCTTAATTCCACAAATTAGAGAGGATGTGTGTTAAGACAAAGCCATGTTTCTGGCTCTTTGTGCTGTTGTTGCTATTCGTTTACGATAGGACTTGCTTCTCTATTGGAGATGACACCCTTTTGGTTGGCCAATCTCTCTCTGCGAGCCAGAAACTAATATCTCAAAACGGCACTTTTGAACTCGGTTTCTTCAAGCCAGGCACTTCAGTAAACATTTACCTGGGAATATGGTATAAGAACTTTGAAGATAAGGCGACTGTTTGGGTAGCAAACAGGGAGAGCTCTTCAAACGACCCAGCTTCATCGAAGCTTGAATTGTCAGCTGATGGCAATCTTGTCTTGCTGACGAATTTCACCAAAACAATTTGGTCAACAGCTCTTGCATCTTCAATGTCGAATACTAGTACAGCAGAAGCAGTACTTCTTGATGATGGAAACTTTGTCGTAAGAGATGGCTCAAATCCACCTACCATATATTGGCAGAGTTTCGATTATCCAACTGACACATGGCTACCTGGTGGAAAGCTTGGAATCAACAAGCACACTGGGCAAGTGCAGCGGCTTATTTCATGGAAAAACTCAGATGATCCTGCACCAGGTATGTTCTCGATTGGGATGGACCCAAATGGAAGCAGTCAGCTTTTCATAGAGTGGAACAGGTCACACAGGTATTGGAGCAGTGGTGATTGGAATGGAGAAATATTTGCCTTGGTGCCTGAGATGAGAttgaacaatattttaaagtttagtCATGtatcaaatgaaaatgaaagctATTTCACCTATTCTTTGTACAATACCTCAACTCTTTCAAGAACCGTGATTGATGTTTCAGGACAGATCAAACAACTCACTTCGTTGGAAGGTGTTTGGAATTGGACTATGTTTTGGTCCCAACCAAGAGACCAAGCTGAAGTTTATGGTTTATGCGGGGTTTTTGGAGTCTTTCAAGGAAATTCTTCGAGCTCTTGTGAATGCCTGAAAGGTTTTAAACCATTAGTGCAAAATGATTGGTCAAGTGGTTGTGTTAGGAAATCTCCTTTGCAGTGTCAAAATAAGAGAAGTGCTGGAAAGGAAGATGGATTCCTAAAGATTTCGAATCTGACATTACCtgcaaattcaaaaacatatcaGAAAGTGAGTGCTGAAAGATGTAGATTGGATTGCTTGGAAATTTGTTCTTGCGTGGCTTATGCTTATAACAAGAACAGTGGGTGTTCTTTATGGGAAGGAGATCTTATAAACTTACAACAACATCCAGGGGTTGCTGATGGCCGGGCTGGAGCAGAAATTTACATCAGACTTGCTGCTTCTGAGCCTGAACTACAGATTGGTAATGGCAGTACCCGAACAGGTATGGCTTTGTACATATAGACAGTATGATCCAATAAATGACGAGAAACTATTTTTGACAATCACGGTCTtgtattttcacataaaaacgCGGACGCGGTGTTCCCTGACATAACCTATCTTTCCATTttttctacaataaaaaaactttttaatccAGTGTACGGGTGTTGGTTTATGATTTTGTAATATTTGATCTCTATATTTACAAGTAGGTAATATCAAAAGGACAATACGGACAACCTTGGCTGTGGCTATTCCAACTACTCTGATTACCTTCGGCCTCTTCATGTACTTCAGATGTCTGCGCAAAGGAAAGCTCATGCACAGAGGTACATCCTggttctttctttaatttccgTTGTCTGCTGGTagacttaatttaattaaatcttgaagTTACTGGTTATCGTATCGATATggtaacttttaaaaatctaatttgcagaaaagaacatgtttttgacattttactttttagataaaataaagaactttaaaaaatcaccataattactaaaaattctaatttatcaattaaagatttttttatatgaaactaattacataaaaaatatatatattatcacttatttaacattaaattactAAGAGtttgttatattatattacCGATGATGtgcttgtattattttttattctagcattagtaaatattcaaatactaatatttttaattttggtgttgataaatattacgtggtaaaaaaaatatagtattcTTGACTCTGCATAATTAAATATAccagtaaaatttaaattaaaaacaagaaatatttttttatatatattatttttgtaaaaagaaaaaagatatgtATTCAAATACTAGATTCGCATTTCGCagtaaaaatctataaattaaatatacaatgaaattttcaggaaaacatTACTCGAGGACCtgcaaataaattcaaaaggatccataaatttttttaaaattttctgatATAAAAGAGaagttgtttaataaaatatcaaaacaaattaataaaataaaaaagattggtATAAGAAAGcgttttaaaaaacacatcctCGGCTCAAAACAAATTGGACCACGCAGCCAGGCctcagatttgtttttttctttttttggaagcTGCTGGCCAAGCCTGATAACTGGCAGTCCGGCCCAGATGGTCACTGGAACAAGCCAGTTTGGTAATTATTTCTAAAGGGAGGGAAACGAAAGGAGCTTATCTGGAGGTGGTGTTTTGGTTGCTGGAGTTCTGGAAGAAGATCAGTGCTCCTCTGTTCCTTAGCCTTCTCTTCCTGTGCCtcactctttttttgtttccttcctTTTCTGCTTCTTCCCGGCTCTCTGTGTTTTTTATCTGTCTCCTGCTCTTCGTCTCGTCTCTGTGTTATTCgttcttctctttttgttctGTCTGTGTTTACTTTGTCTCCTGTGTTTGCTTGTTCTTCTGGTttcctctctgttttcttttgtgttttgcGTCCCTGTTTCCGTGCTGGTTCGCCCTGTTTGTTCCTCCATGTCTGTGTCtctggttctctctctctctctctctctatcctgTGCTTCTCTGGTTTTTCTCTCCGttcgtttttttcttgttcgTGTCGTTTTCCCTCCCTCCTCGTCATGCCCTTTCTCAggcttttataaagccagagaatgccatgcgTTCTTGCCTTTGTAACTGCTTCCGTTGATTTGCTGCCGTTTCTCCTTCCAGTTGTTCCGGATGGGAATGCCCATTTTCATTTTGGTCACTCAATATGAAACTATGTAACCAAGCCACtgggtaaattgtaattggaccctATATTTTAGAGCCTCTCACAGAAAAGTTCTTGATTTCTAACTTTTTCATTTCAGTCTTTAATTGACTCTTcaacttttaatgtttttaaaattacccctgcaaaaattaattaacctcCCTATAGTACCCCTCATCTTTTCTCTTTAGTTTTTAAACTTTCATTTCTTGCAATTATGACCCAAATCAGCCCCAAACTTTAGTATTTGTTCAATTAACCCCtgatttaattaaactagttTCAAGTTGAATTAAGTCCCCGaacttattaattatttaattaagcttttgatttgattaatgaattaattcaaagtttaattaagttctcAAACTTCTATAAATTATATTGTCTTTacctaaattttgatttattcttcattcatttcattttttctatttcattcattttgtcattttcttcatttcatttattttttcattttttatcatcatttattttattattttttaaaaaaataataaaagaataaaaaattaggttatgacactGTAATGAAAAGTAAGAAAAAGCTCTCCTCCTCTGTAATTATGTGTTGGGTATGAAGATGATAAGGTTAATTTTGTTGGAGTTAAGACATGTTTTTGAATTGAAGACTGGCTAAAATATTTAACTGAAATCTGATTTTCGTGTGTTTGTCTCCTGTAAACCAACACATCTCCGAAAAACTTCTCATATAAAATGTTCAAAACGTAAAAGGTTGTCTGTGGGTAAAATATCTAACCCCAAACAAACACCaaagtttcttttttcatgacAAAAATTGACAATTGGAATCCCTTTTAATGTCGGAAATTGTGGTTATTATAACCTGAAGTGGTTACATTTGTGGTTGATATAATCAGAATTGCTACATTTTTGGTTGATATAATCAGAATTGCTGGATATTTTAACAAAGTGACTGTGTtcagtaatttttaattttttcttgaacagGGAAGGAATATACAGGTCACGATTTATTGCTCTTTGATTTCGATACCGATCCTAGCTCAACTAACAAAGAATCTAGCTCTGTTGACAATCGGAAGAATAGATGGAGTAAGAATATGGAATTGCCATTGTTCAGTTATGAGAGCGTATCAGTTGCAACTGGACAATTCTCAGACAAGCTTGGAGAGGGAGGATTTGGACCTGTTTATAAGGTAAGATACGTTCAAATGATTATTCTAaccttttcagaaaaaaattaaaatagtttgaatGAACTTTCAGAATTACTTTTGGTTCATTTAATAGGGAAAATTATCCAAGGGACTGGAAATAGCAGTGAAGAGGCTTTCAGAAAGATCTGGGCAGGGGCTTGAGGAGTTCAGAAATGAGACAATTCTAATCGCCAAACTCCAGCACCGGAATCTTGTCAGGCTATTAGGTTCCTGTATTGAACGGGATGAGAAAATGCTAATCTATGAGTACATGCCAAATAAAAGCTTGgatttctttctctttggtCAGCATTTTCTTGCATTAACTTTCACTCACTTTCCACATGCTTCAAGAAATTTATATCAGATTTGTGTATAAACTATAAACAGATGCAAACAGAGGACAAATCCTAGATTGGGGTACACGGATTCGGATAATCGAAGGAATTGCTCAAGGCCTTCTGTATCTACATAGATATTCACGGTTACGAATCATTCACAGGGATTTAAAGCCTAGCAACATTCTATTAGACAGTgaaatgaatccaaaaatatCTGATTTCGGGATGGCTCGAATTTTCGGAGGCAACGAAACTCAAGCAAACACCAACAGGATCGTAGGGACATAGTAAGTTTCTTGAATTCCACTTTCCAGTACCAGCTACTCTTAACATGATCTGCACTGACCTTTCCAATTTTTAGTGGCTATATGTCCCCTGAATATGCTATTCAGGGCCTCTTCTCGATAAAATCTGATGTGTTTAGCTTCGGCGTGCTGGTGCTTGAGATTGTAAGCGGCAGGAAGAATACTAGTTTCTACCACAGCGACTCCCTCAATCTTCTTGGACATGTGGGGAGCTTTCATATAcgctcatttctttttcttccattttgatTTGTATTTGACTACTTTCCTAGTGTCCACACTAATGATGCATCATTTGCGTTGTTATACCATAGGCATGGAAGTTATGGAATTCTAATAAAGCTTCGGACTTGATGGATCCAAGCCTGGGAGATCCTCCTTCAACTGCTACGCTGTTGAGATACATAAACATAGGGCTTCTTTGTGTCCAAGAAAGTCCTGATGATCGGCCTACAATGTCTGATGTTATATCCATGATCGTAAACGAACACGTGGCTCTCCCAGAACCTAAGCAACCTGCTTTTGTTGCAGGCAGAAACATGGCAGAACAAAGACCATTGATGAGATCTTCTGGGGTACCTTCCGTGAATAATATGACAATAACGGCGATAGATGGGAGATAGTTTTTTCATCAAGAGGTCTAGAGGACATGAAGCTACTTCATCAGAGGAAGCTATGAGTATGGAACGTAGATCAAGCTTATTTGTAGAAGTTCTCCGATTTGAATCGTCCaattttttgtttcagtttttcctattattttcaTTGTATTGAAACATGAACAACATCAAATCAAGTGTTCATAGAACACATTTAattcaaatcttaaatttattaaaaactcaTCTTCCTTTCATTACAAATTCATCATATAATACCACATAATTAGCCCGTCAGATGTTGATAACTCGACTGCTGCCTGTGCTCCAAACAAACTCTTCAAGACACCAATTACTTATATCTATCAGAATTCAGACTAGATGTGTGATGTTTAGtattaaaaagattggaaaatacaataaagccatTGGAGGCTAAATAGTAAGTATAATGATTGAAGGGTAGTGTAGTAATTGaccaatagttgataaatataaatagaaaaaaaaaaaaaaaaagggatctgattttgagagaaagagagctacGGGAGACAAagggaaagaggaagaagaagaaaagaaaggagagagggaagggaaggagaagagaagtagaggaaataagtaaaaaggtaagatttatggtttgaagtgtgtaatatgttaaatttcggttttgattaattttagagttttgaagtttgtattttgagttaattgatgaattaatttgaaggttaggagttgattattgtgggtatttgattaattagttgattttgagagattgaattgaaggataatgattttgagttatgattttgtttaaatggtgaaattgtgttagaaatcaggggataacagtaggtgatttgttgaaattctgggtttgaggttgaagatgacgaaaattcagtttgtCCCTCAAAttgtgaaaattacagtttagtccccgaactttggaaattttacagattggtccctgggacataaattgaggttctgaacagaactgaggatgatttaaaggcaaaattccagtataattaatattttcagtttggtcctccaatttgacaaattacgatttgacccctaatatttggataaaatcacattttggaccttggggcataattcaagattctggacaaagataaggacgaattatggataaatttcagtatggaTATATAGTTACAATTCGGTCCtcaaattttggtaaaattacgttttggtccctattttggaaaattgtcgttttagtccctaaacctAGGAGATTAAGCCcggttttattttatgcattgggatcttttgtttgatttgtttttgagtatatttcataaatttattgtaggttctcctaacgatccttaataGGATTTTCAGGTCTTTTGTCCGACATTCCTTTTAGTTCAGTATttttccgggtgagtggaataatctttaatatgcatataatataaataaatatgtatgttgattatacaatgagtacaactagtaaattttttgaatatttatatatgttgctttattttctgagtactcatttattcttgaatttgcactcgcaatctgataaagtaaattctatttgatatgatatacgtaTCTGATCAAGTAAagtctatttgatatgatatacgtttctttgatgattctgtgaatatctattatgccttgatatgagacttgtcagtaactccatgctaacggagagtagttagcctgtgtgcacatagtattctgtaTACCTAGCTGatgagagaggcatcagcctgtggcgacTGATCCTCCCACAGTgatcaccgacgggtgtcatctagTCACctacgggtgtcatctgatctctgacatgtattCCACTACTTTATTAAACTATGTttagtatgtatatgtatatgtatatcaagataaatcatcttgcaaattattaatatctgaaatgtatattaaatgttattccctcactgagttggttgaactcacctctcatttttaatattatttcaggttcttagtttctaggactttgttgagtgtttccgtTTCTTCAGTTatggtcggtatgccttgcttgttcgcgaggctttcctttcagttttgatttgatgtcttagacgctccactgttaccttggtttaattaaatttggattttgacaatgtaatgagtattatgaattattatttttgttttaataactatctttcggtttcatcagtatttgaataatataatatttctgaatattatgagctGTTGCGTATTTTTAGacaaattgttcttttgatatgtcc is a genomic window of Populus alba chromosome 5, ASM523922v2, whole genome shotgun sequence containing:
- the LOC118047617 gene encoding G-type lectin S-receptor-like serine/threonine-protein kinase At4g27290; translated protein: MCVKTKPCFWLFVLLLLFVYDRTCFSIGDDTLLVGQSLSASQKLISQNGTFELGFFKPGTSVNIYLGIWYKNFEDKATVWVANRESSSNDPASSKLELSADGNLVLLTNFTKTIWSTALASSMSNTSTAEAVLLDDGNFVVRDGSNPPTIYWQSFDYPTDTWLPGGKLGINKHTGQVQRLISWKNSDDPAPGMFSIGMDPNGSSQLFIEWNRSHRYWSSGDWNGEIFALVPEMRLNNILKFSHVSNENESYFTYSLYNTSTLSRTVIDVSGQIKQLTSLEGVWNWTMFWSQPRDQAEVYGLCGVFGVFQGNSSSSCECLKGFKPLVQNDWSSGCVRKSPLQCQNKRSAGKEDGFLKISNLTLPANSKTYQKVSAERCRLDCLEICSCVAYAYNKNSGCSLWEGDLINLQQHPGVADGRAGAEIYIRLAASEPELQIGNGSTRTGNIKRTIRTTLAVAIPTTLITFGLFMYFRCLRKGKLMHRGKEYTGHDLLLFDFDTDPSSTNKESSSVDNRKNRWSKNMELPLFSYESVSVATGQFSDKLGEGGFGPVYKGKLSKGLEIAVKRLSERSGQGLEEFRNETILIAKLQHRNLVRLLGSCIERDEKMLIYEYMPNKSLDFFLFDANRGQILDWGTRIRIIEGIAQGLLYLHRYSRLRIIHRDLKPSNILLDSEMNPKISDFGMARIFGGNETQANTNRIVGTYGYMSPEYAIQGLFSIKSDVFSFGVLVLEIVSGRKNTSFYHSDSLNLLGHAWKLWNSNKASDLMDPSLGDPPSTATLLRYINIGLLCVQESPDDRPTMSDVISMIVNEHVALPEPKQPAFVAGRNMAEQRPLMRSSGVPSVNNMTITAIDGR